Within Porites lutea chromosome 2, jaPorLute2.1, whole genome shotgun sequence, the genomic segment CCACGAGATGGAGTACTTTGAAGATGCAGCTAATTGGCTGAGCAGTCACCCTAAGGTTTTACCGCATGGGATTGGTATTCACGCTATCTGCTATGGAGCAATGATTGCTCTATTGATGGCAAACCTTCAAATGAAACCTGTCAAAGCCATTGCTGCCATTTCTCCTCTCATACATGTGTACCCTACAGCCTTTAAGTACAAAGGAAGCTTCATTTCAGAGGTAACCCactttgatcaaaataaaaaggtaCAGTTGAAAGATGGAAGCATCTGGCGCTATGGTTTTCCAACAGCCACTAATTCAAATATTCTAGAGTCAAAGTACCCCTACATTGCACCATTTGAAAATCTTTCCTGTCCGCTCCTGCTTGTTTATGGAACTGACGACCTGAATGTTAATGCCACTTTTTCGGTAAATCTGATAAGAGATCGTTTAAGGAAGCAGGGCAAAGAAAACCTGTATTCCGTCTTACGCTATCCTGGTGCCGGGCATCTCATTGAGCCACCTTACACACCGCACTCTTATGCCACTTACGCAAAACGTGCAGGAGCATGGTCAGGCGACCACCACGTAGTGTGGGGAGGGGAGACAAGGTGTCACGCTAGAGCACAAGAGGGCGCCTGGCCAGAGATTATTAGATTCCTGAGAAATAATATCAGTTTGGAAAAACCGGAAAcgggctttgagaaagtctacgCTTCCGGGAGCCTTCGGTAGTGTTTGAAACTGCACGTACTTTGTTCTTTTTGGTTTTCCTCGATCTGCTATTTCCTATTCACAAATTTTGGGTGGCgacctttttctgaaaaaacGATCCACTTGCAAGGATCTCTTCATCTAATCAGTATAATAAAGTAGGTTGCACAAACGAGCCACTTCCGAAAGCGAAAACAAAGCAAACGCCGAATATGAAGGTTTATTTTGGTTCTGTCCAGACCTCCCCATACAACAAAAGCCTGGTTACCTTGAGTTCTTAAAATACGTGTCAGTTTTTCGTGTTGTTCGATTTTGCTGTAAGCATCTCTTTTAGAACAACAAATTGTTCCCgatagaaaacaattttatgcaaaaaagaaacacatcAGCCTTTCGtgaaaattaatatttgttTGTGAGAAGATCTTCTATGATAGTTCTGTTTCTAACCATGCCGGGTTACTTGCTTGAGCACAATTTGAGTAACCAAACGTTGCGGAAACTACTAATCGGTTGTTGCCTTTGTTTAACGAGTTACCGTCAATTTTGAGTCCTTTCGACGGTGCATGCACAGATCATGAAAACGAACTACATCTAAATTTTAGATCTAGACAAAGACTTTAAACAGTTATCTTGaccatcattttaaaaaaaagttgaaaacgcACATGCTagagaattattttaattaatgaccgctttttataattttattcattttttattataatgttCCTTGCTGTTTAGTATTGAAAAGCCCCCTGGGGAATActaataaagtatgtatgtatgtatgttctAGTTCGTTCATGATCTGTGCAGGCAACGTTGATGTGAAAAGAAGAGAAACAAGTTTCATTCGTGATCAGATTAAACACGTTTCATGAAAGTATAAAGTATAAAGGCATTAGTTAAGAGGACAGAGGCTTTGTTTGACGGTTTGCAAACAGAATGAAAGAGTGTTAGACACCAACGATGTTTTTTAGGCGTTACTTTGGCTAATCCGTGAGATTAGCCGAGGGAGTACGTAGTCCCTATAATGGTCTATACGGGGAAACTCTGCCGGAAAGGGGTTACGTACCTTTGTCTTTGCGGTCTTGGAAAGGGCCTAACAAAGGTCTAAGAAGTTCATTTTATGGcgtaaaagacagtgcatttagaCTACAGGTATAAGGCTTGCAGTGTTCTAACCTAGTAATGCGAAAGGAGTACCATCTGTCAATAGacggtatacgaaaggggtacctttttctgTAACAAATGCTAATCAAAGGGTCAAAAAGAAGGGGTTGGAATTCGAGGCGGagctccccgtataaaactttgctgAGTgctccctccc encodes:
- the LOC140929045 gene encoding bile acid-CoA:amino acid N-acyltransferase-like, producing MLKLQPISSLVDSMTKIMVAGLKPLQKITLGANIVGDGGEIFQSHAHYIADKHGEVDVYRDTSLGGSYSGVEPMGLLWSMKQAPEQKKGLRLYKRDVTKPYNGVLSYFDGHVTPHQEQPELQPLSSTTFQRWYMADGVKRIPVREGRIRGTLFLPPGEGPFPGVIDLLGDMGGLVEFKAALLASHGFAALALAYMDYDDLPAFPPYHEMEYFEDAANWLSSHPKVLPHGIGIHAICYGAMIALLMANLQMKPVKAIAAISPLIHVYPTAFKYKGSFISEVTHFDQNKKVQLKDGSIWRYGFPTATNSNILESKYPYIAPFENLSCPLLLVYGTDDLNVNATFSVNLIRDRLRKQGKENLYSVLRYPGAGHLIEPPYTPHSYATYAKRAGAWSGDHHVVWGGETRCHARAQEGAWPEIIRFLRNNISLEKPETGFEKVYASGSLR